In the Streptosporangiales bacterium genome, one interval contains:
- a CDS encoding tripartite tricarboxylate transporter substrate binding protein, with translation MRIRKRVLSAIAAGAALAVLASCGGQGGGGGDAKLRNYPSRNIEVIAAGEPGGGIDIFSRAIQQSLKEDGLFTRSMTITNRGGGGGNTAMAAAQKKKGDAYTLVTNSNRVYLNPLVGTTELTMGKDFVPIAQLMTEYLAIAVPKASKYKTATDVIDALKRDPKSVTFGVGTVPSDDQLNILRAAEAAGVDPGELKVVAFRSGGDLMTQLLGGRVDVISTGLSETLEQYKAGKVRLLAMSSPERLPGDVSDVPTWKEQGQDIVIEHWRGVFGPPGMPKQAVDHWSDTFKKMSEGAAWKKQLERNKWEPLYRSTADFEKVLREEEKTNGRLLEKVGLAKK, from the coding sequence ATGAGAATCAGGAAGCGTGTGCTATCCGCGATCGCGGCGGGAGCGGCCCTGGCCGTCCTGGCGTCGTGCGGGGGTCAGGGCGGCGGGGGCGGCGACGCGAAGCTCAGGAACTACCCGAGCCGGAACATCGAGGTGATCGCGGCCGGCGAGCCCGGCGGCGGCATCGACATCTTCTCCCGGGCGATCCAGCAGTCGCTGAAGGAGGACGGCCTGTTCACTAGGTCGATGACGATCACCAACCGCGGCGGCGGCGGTGGCAACACCGCGATGGCCGCGGCCCAGAAGAAGAAGGGCGACGCGTACACCCTCGTCACCAACTCCAACCGCGTGTACCTCAACCCGCTCGTCGGCACCACCGAGCTGACGATGGGCAAGGACTTCGTGCCCATCGCGCAGCTGATGACCGAGTACCTCGCGATCGCGGTGCCGAAGGCGTCGAAGTACAAGACGGCCACCGATGTCATCGACGCGCTGAAGCGCGACCCGAAGTCGGTCACCTTCGGCGTCGGCACGGTCCCGAGCGACGACCAGCTCAACATCCTCCGTGCGGCCGAGGCCGCGGGCGTCGACCCCGGCGAGCTCAAGGTGGTCGCGTTCCGGTCCGGCGGCGACCTGATGACCCAGTTGCTCGGCGGGCGCGTCGACGTGATCTCGACGGGCCTCTCCGAGACGCTCGAGCAGTACAAGGCCGGCAAGGTCCGGCTGCTCGCGATGTCCTCGCCGGAGCGCCTCCCCGGCGACGTCTCGGACGTGCCGACCTGGAAGGAACAGGGACAGGACATCGTCATCGAGCACTGGCGCGGCGTCTTCGGCCCGCCGGGAATGCCGAAGCAGGCGGTCGACCACTGGTCCGACACGTTCAAGAAGATGAGCGAAGGCGCGGCGTGGAAGAAGCAGCTCGAACGCAACAAGTGGGAGCCGCTCTACCGGTCGACCGCCGACTTCGAGAAGGTGCTGCGCGAGGAGGAGAAGACCAATGGCCGGCTCCTCGAAAAGGTGGGGCTCGCCAAGAAATGA
- a CDS encoding tripartite tricarboxylate transporter TctB family protein yields the protein MSDPNGGQATSSVLRSGTLWAGVLVAVAGGVGIAGGLQVPDSGALSDPLGPRAFPIGLGAAALVLGALLAISARTEGVAGAADTGRRRTVAVLAGAIVLYVALLIPLGYPLTTVVFLGLLFRYLGERRWWACAAIAVPVTAALYLGFAYGLGVALPTGPLGF from the coding sequence ATGAGTGATCCGAACGGTGGGCAGGCGACGAGTTCGGTGCTGCGGTCGGGAACGCTGTGGGCCGGCGTGCTCGTCGCGGTGGCCGGCGGCGTCGGCATCGCCGGGGGGCTCCAGGTCCCCGACTCCGGTGCGCTCTCCGACCCGCTCGGGCCGCGGGCGTTCCCGATCGGGCTCGGGGCCGCCGCACTCGTCCTCGGCGCCCTGCTCGCGATCAGCGCGCGCACGGAGGGTGTGGCGGGAGCCGCCGACACCGGACGGCGACGTACCGTCGCGGTGCTCGCGGGCGCGATCGTCCTGTACGTCGCGCTGCTGATCCCCCTCGGCTACCCGCTCACCACCGTGGTCTTCCTCGGCCTGCTCTTCCGCTACCTGGGGGAGCGTCGCTGGTGGGCGTGCGCCGCCATCGCGGTACCCGTGACCGCCGCGCTGTACCTCGGGTTCGCGTACGGGCTCGGCGTCGCGCTGCCGACTGGTCCCCTCGGGTTCTAG